The genomic DNA CTCCAGATCAATGTTAGTGGCTCTCAGCATCTTTAGCCTATCTTCTTTAGGCCCTTTGAACGTTCTCTCATGTGGCAGTATCTTTTTTTCGCTATATTCTTCTAGCTTCACAGCAGCAAACATACCATATCTCTGATAATTTTTTCCAAACAAATTAAAATTCTGTATATACTGATAATAATATGGTTCTTCATCTTTTACCATGATTTGAGTATCAAGCCATTTTCTGATCGTATTCTTTGCCGAAGTATATGGGTCAGGATCGTCGGGAAGGTTTAATCTTATGAAATTATAAGGACTCTTCCTGTAATATTGACGCTGCATCTCTTTTGAGATCTTATCATATGGTTCTGTTATTAACTTATCCAGCTCTTTTATGTTGTATCGGATTCCTTTAAATGGATAAACATTTACCATAATCGCTCACTTCTTGACAGTTTTCAAGTATTCACTTATGAGCCTTGCTATCTCAAGTCCGGCTCTTTTCTGTGCTTCTTCAGTCTGCGCGCCGATATGTGGTGTGCCAATAAAATTATACTGATCCAGAAGTACGCTTTTAAATGGCTTCTCTGACTCAAAGACGTCTAGGCACACGGCCTTGATTATGCCATTTTCAAGCCCGTATTTTAATGCATTTTCGTCAATGATCCCGCCTCTTGCAGCATTGATTACTATCATCCCCCTCTTCATCTTTTCTACTTCGTTCATCGAGATCATGTGCCTTGTCTCTTCTGTTAGAGGAACATGAACGGAAATAATATCTGAAGATCTCAATAATGCATCAAAATCCACAATCTGGATATCTTTCGATTGCTTTACATAAGGATCAAATCCTATGACTTTCATATCGAAACTTTTGGCACGCTTGGCGACCGCGCTGCCGATCCTACCAATCCCGATTATTCCGAGAGTCTTGTCAGCAAGCTCAGTGCCACTGAACTTTTCCTTGTCCCATTCCATCTTTTTCAGGGAATCGGTTGCTTGCGGAATGTATCTAACAGCCGATATCATGAACCCCATTACAAGTTCAGCAACTGAAACAGTGCTCACGTTTGGAGTATTGAGTATTTTGATGTTTTTTTCGATTGCAGTTTTTGAATCTATATTATCAAGGCCTACGCCAGCACGTCCGATTGCTACCAATCTCTGCCCTGCTTCTATGACGTCTTTGGTAACCTTCGTCTTGCTTCTTACAATCAAGGCATCATAGTTTTTTATAATTTCTTTTAAAGAATCTTTGTCAAGATCATACTTTTCGTCCACATCAAATCCCGCGCTTTTTAACAGTGCAATTCCATCGGGGTGGATTGGATCAGTAACCAGAATTTTCATGATTTTCACCTGTTTAATATCTCGTCCATAGTATCCAGCAATTCTTTGATATCTTTGGGAGTAAGGTCACCCATATGAGCTATGC from Thermoplasmata archaeon includes the following:
- a CDS encoding hydroxyacid dehydrogenase; this translates as MKILVTDPIHPDGIALLKSAGFDVDEKYDLDKDSLKEIIKNYDALIVRSKTKVTKDVIEAGQRLVAIGRAGVGLDNIDSKTAIEKNIKILNTPNVSTVSVAELVMGFMISAVRYIPQATDSLKKMEWDKEKFSGTELADKTLGIIGIGRIGSAVAKRAKSFDMKVIGFDPYVKQSKDIQIVDFDALLRSSDIISVHVPLTEETRHMISMNEVEKMKRGMIVINAARGGIIDENALKYGLENGIIKAVCLDVFESEKPFKSVLLDQYNFIGTPHIGAQTEEAQKRAGLEIARLISEYLKTVKK